A region of Saccopteryx leptura isolate mSacLep1 chromosome X, mSacLep1_pri_phased_curated, whole genome shotgun sequence DNA encodes the following proteins:
- the MTCP1 gene encoding protein p13 MTCP-1 — translation MAGEDVGAPPDHLWVHQEGIYRDEYQRTWVAVVEEGTSFLRARIQQVQVPLGDAARPSHLLTSQLPLMWQLYPEERYMDNNSRLWQIQHHLMVRGVQELLLKLLPDD, via the exons ATGGCAGGAGAGGATGTGGGGGCTCCACCCGATCACCTCTGGGTTCACCAAGAGGGTATCTACCGCGACGAATACCAGCGCACGTGGGTGGCCGTCGTGGAAGAG GGGACGAGTTTCTTAAGGGCACGAATCCAACAAGTTCAGGTTCCCTTAGGTGACGCAGCTAGGCCAAGTCACCTTCTTACCTCCCAGCTACCTCTCATGTGGCAACTCTACCCCGAGGAGCGCTACATGGATAACAACTCTCGCTTGTGGCAGATCCAGCATCATTTAATG GTCAGGGGAGTACAGGAGCTGTTGCTTAAGCTTTTGCCTGATGATTAA